From the Acidobacteriota bacterium genome, the window CGGCGACGCCGCCGGCTTCCCCAACGGCCGCCGACCGGGCGACGACGTGGTCGACATCGAGCTGCGGGCGGTAATGGGGGTGCTCTGCCACCTCGGCCTCGGCCTGTGCGAACCGGCGGACGCCCCGGCGGGGCTGCTTCCCCTGACCGACGGAGCGCCGGTCGATGCGAGCTTCTTCGACAATGCCTTCCCCTACCTGCGGACGCCGATTGCCGGTTCCCCCAATTGACGAGGAGCCCATCGCCGTGAAGAAAGAGCTTCTCGCCAGTGCCCTGCTGTTGTTTCTCGGTCCGCCACTGACGGCCCACGACTTCTGGATCCAGCCGCAGCGCTTCGAGATCGCCCCGGGGAACCCGATCGGTCTCGACCTGCGGGTGGGGGACGAGGCGCCGGGTCGCTCCCTGGCCTTCGATCCTCAGCATGCCGAACGCTTCGCCCTCGTCGGGCCGGACGGCGAGCAGCCGGTGCTCGGTCTCGCCGGCCGGCGGCCGGCGGGCAACGGACGGATCGAGAGCCCGGGGCTCCATGCCGCCGTCTACCGCAGTCGGGAGACCCCTCTCGAGCTGGCGGCGGATCGCTTCGAGGCCTACCTCGCCGAAGAGGGGCTCGACTCGGTGGTGGCCGAACGGCAGCGTCGGGGAGAGACCGAGTCCGCGGGCCGGGAGCTCTTCTCACGCTGCGCCAAGGCCTTGATCCGGAGCGCCCGACCCGGCGAGGCGATCACTCCGGAAGCGGTCGAGGCCGCCCTCGCGCCGCTCGGCCTCGAGCTCGAGCTGGTGGCCGAGCGCGATCCGACGCGGGCCTCGACCAGCGAGCTGCCGCTGCGCGCCCTGCTGCGCGGCGAGCCGCTGGTGGGGGTTCGCATCGAAGCGACGGCGCTCTCCGGGGACGGCCGCGTCACCGCCCAGCGCACGGACTCCGAGGGGCGGGTCCACTTGCCCATCGACGGCCGCGGCCAATGGCTGGTGACGGCGGTCCACATGGAGCCGGCGCCGGCCGATTCGGGCCACGATTGGCGCAGCCTGTGGGCCTCCCTGACCTTCGAGCGGTAGCGCATGTCCCAGTCCTTCCCGCGGCCCGGCCGAAAGCCGCGGGAAGGGCACCTCTGCTAAAGTTGGCCGCGATTCGACCCACCAGATTCGGGGCCTTCCGGTTGTCCGACCTCCTGTCGCAAATCCATTCTCGCGCCCG encodes:
- a CDS encoding DUF4198 domain-containing protein, which encodes MKKELLASALLLFLGPPLTAHDFWIQPQRFEIAPGNPIGLDLRVGDEAPGRSLAFDPQHAERFALVGPDGEQPVLGLAGRRPAGNGRIESPGLHAAVYRSRETPLELAADRFEAYLAEEGLDSVVAERQRRGETESAGRELFSRCAKALIRSARPGEAITPEAVEAALAPLGLELELVAERDPTRASTSELPLRALLRGEPLVGVRIEATALSGDGRVTAQRTDSEGRVHLPIDGRGQWLVTAVHMEPAPADSGHDWRSLWASLTFER